gggggggctattTTCCATGCTGGatggaaatattttccatggatttttttctttttcagaaaattcttctCAAATGAAATTATGCTTGAATTCTTGCCAATGCTACACGCTGGAAATACAACGCCTGCAAAGTAtgcaaaatatatatttttttgaaattacttcaTAAACTGACGGATTCTTTATTCGTCAGTTTTCGACGATTCGCTCTAACTTATTATTAGGACTCGTTTTTAGAGCcttactttaaaaataatatagtTTTTTGAGGAAGGTGGAGAGAACACTTCAAACAGATGACGACTTTAGTAGCTTTATCTTGTTTCTTAACTTGTGTCTTGTATGTTAATGAAATAAGCTTAGCAAGGGAATCAGGGAATAAgggaatttattcaaaataattaGAATTATTCACGAGTTTCTTGCGTTGTGTTGATTTGCTGGACTGGAGTTTAAATCTCATCTAGAGCTTTCCTTGATGGTGGGTTTCGACTATCCCGTGCACTACATGGCTATCAGCAAATATTgtaagccattttgatggcccCTACAAGGTCgtcaaaccaagaagaagtgtTGATTTGCTCTCTAGCTAACAGGTTGCAGATTGATGCTCCGGAGTCGAGTTGCACCACAAAACAGGATCGAGATGGCGGATGTAATCCTTGGCATACGAACGTTTGGTGTGTATAACTTAACATTGTGGTCTCagcggtcttcaaacggtaggaccggggctcaaatcccatccgaaccgttcccccgtattGAGCACTGACTAGCCAACTACaaggtatcggcaagtctagtaagccattccgatggctggcgtgaacGTAgaggaggtcgttaagctaagaagaaggcATCAGAATCgtcttcttttatttgtttagacacttttttattttatttctctcaCTTCTTGCTCTCTATACAtcacattttccttccttaacctctagaaattaaaaatttcccaAATAGTGGCACTTTCATCCGTATAGTCACTTCCGCTAACTCTTAAAACACCATCCAAAAGCTTCCCGGATATCACTTGTTGCACGGAATTCAATATCAATGCAACCGATTCGTTCGCAATCGTTCCTGAACCACTCGATACGCTAGTCCTCCACTATTTTTGGAGACTCTTTTtctccgtttttcttttttcttacacCAATTAGGGAACATCCATCAACCGGAAGGCAACTAATTTATGCTAGCTCACCGGGCTGCTCATGCTTTATGTATATGCAAATGGCCAAAAAACGGTAAGTAGAAAACCGTTGCAGCTGGCCAACTCTTCGTGCTGATGGATGCCGCTAGTGCTTGCCACCACTTTACCAGCTTCGATGTATATTTGCGGACACTTTATGTggagcgcgcgtgtgtgtgtgtgtgtgtgtgtgtgtgtgtgtgtgtgtgtgtgtgtgtgtgtgtgtgtgtgtgaaaagcaATTCTCAAAAGTACCTCTCCTATCCCTTTTACGAAACTATTACCCTTGGGGATACTGGCTAGGCTCCTGCAAAAAGGGCAAGGTTGAGGATAAAATCGAATGGATGTAAGCAGCACCGAGAAGCTTCATGCAGACACACGTGCAGCTATGTCCTCACGGAAGCAGGAAACGGTGCGAAAGGTATACAATCCAATTTTCTGTTCTGAAAACTTTTCTGCAGAACGGTAAGACCAGCAGTACCGGCAGAACAGCAGGACACAGGACGCTGCTTCTCTATCGGTCAAAGCACACTGAAAGCTACCAATGCAGATGGTAAGAGTTTAACGGATGACCACGTTTTAGAAGTTTGCGTATGGAGTTTCTCATCCAATTGGGCAGGTTTCGGAAGGATGCCTTTTTAGGCTTTTTGGAACCGAACGATGCTCACCCCTGGCCCAACAACAACCCGTGGTTATTAATACGGCTGTCCGTATGGTAAAACCACTTGACGAAAGTTACTAGCTGATGAGTTGGTGTGGAAGCTTGCTACTTGCACCGGTAAGCGTACCAAAGCTAATCGATCACGATCGATCCCACAGTCAGCTGCAACAGTATTGCGCATGTAACGGGGTTACAATAGAGCTTTTGTTAGGCATTTGAGTCAATTAACCTCTTTTGTCCTGGCAGCTTAGAAACGAACGTCTATGTGTGAAGTGTTCCCTCGGACGAATACTACTACGCTGGGCTGAAGAGTTCAATTCACAACTAATCCAATAACGTGGAAGCTGCCTGCCGTGTGCTTTATTTGTACGGACTTCTGGCAACGGATAGCCAGAAGTCCTGTCTAATAGACTCAAGCGAAAAGTTCAAGCCTTCGTGATGCAATTTTCACCAAAATTACATTGATCCTTTGGATCGAGCACATGGACCGCACGTGGTGGGCTTGTGTCGATGATGTGTTTACAGAAATTAATACCTAAATGAAGCTGTCTGAAAGGTTTTCTTCCGGATTCTCCCGCTGCATTTACTTACCGCAGCATGTACGTATCCTTATCCGGTAGGGGGtagaagcttttttaaatataaaagttTAGAGCTACAAACTCACaccaacagacacacataaaaatacatATGAAAGTCTTGACAGCCTTAAGGCGTATGGCGCCCATACGTATGGGCGTATGGCGTATAACCTGGCCCTGGACTGGTGCTAATGTTCATCATACCAAAGTTTTTCGTATGAGGAAAAAATCCTGAGGACCTTCGACAGAGCCctagtggaaaagaaaaataaatatatgtatTAAGTGTATAGTAAAGCACCGGTGGCATTCCAGCATTTTTTATGGTCGATGATAGCAAGACCAAACTTCAGAACATTAACCTCCCCATGCTagtgatggcgatgatgatgatgacgatgatgatattgtaaaacaaaagtttCTCGACAACCAAGTCGATAAACACCGAAAGCTATACCCCGATGGATGTCTGGCCCTCCCGCTTGCCAATAGCTTGACCTCCACACATGCTTTCCCCGCCTCTCTTGGTGGCCATTCCACTCGACTTTCGGAGTGTTACTTTGCATCTAATATTTTAATGTGCCAACTCCAGATACAAAACCGGCATAAAGGGAGGGGAGTGGATGTATATCACTTCACGACAAGCTTCGCATACATGACTTTATCCCATAGAAAAACAGCAGGTTCAACATCTGACCTACGTGCACGACATGGTCACGATCGAAGCCGTCTAGGTTTCAGATAGAATATAGGATTAAAAGTTGAGCAACGCATAAGCTCGTTCGGaatcacaaaaaataatatcctGCCAGCGAACTTTCGAAGGCTTCGGGTATGGTCCTCTTCCTTCGGATGGGACCTGTGTGAGTGAGAAGAATTTCCCAAGCCATCAGTAATATCAgcattgcgaaaaaaaaacattacccaTACGAGATGATGTGAATGGATAGGAGTGTCATCTAACGTGGATTACGGTAACATCCGGATACAACTGATGAAGGATTTTCTCACAAGAGAAATGTTTATCGTGATAGCAGCAAAAATGACGGTTGATTGTTTTAATCAAACACCCCCACCACCGATAGCTTCCTGTCTAATGCATGTTAATTAGGTCAATATCCGGTTCACTTATCATTATCGATCTTTAGCCACATTTCAAGCAGAGGACAGATCAACTTCTGGAACTACTCGCCTGCAAGCATCCTGATTGATGCAGCATTAGGCGCACTCGAACGGAGAATGTAACGTTGGAATACTAAAGGCAATTAGAAAGCCAAAGTCATCCTCCCCCATGATGTAATATGCAACCTGCCTGTCGCAAGGAGTTTCCACTAGTTTGCCCTTTCGCCGGGAGTTGAGTCGgggattgtttattgttttgtgttgctaaTCGATTTTGCACAGTTGGGCTGTTATTAGCATAATCCTACAAATTGCATTTGCATCACGCGTCTACGATTTTGGTTTCTCGGGACAGGGTTTCGATTGTGGTAATCATTTCAATCTGAATTTGGAATTtggtatttcttttttaaattaataaataattataatttagaCTAGCTAGAGCCTTCCGATGATTGAGCGTTATGAAGGAAGCATCTTCTAGAATAAAGAATCTTTTCACATGGTCCATGGTCGGATCGATATCGatcggaaggtttttttttttcatctattCCACTCCATGTAAAATTTAGTCAAGACCATGCTAAAAAACCggaacgttttatttttgccacaGGCTTTATTAACACCTTTTTAACAACCCATTGAGGAAAGCTCCCTCACTTGGCAGTTGGGTGTTGTTTCGCACTTTCGttcaattttgaatttcttcgTTAagtttgttcgttcgttcaatTTTCGTTCAACTCATGCCCGTCAAACAAACGTCACCTTCTCGCGTTTTGTAGCGTTCGCCAGTCCGGTGTGGAAAACGTTGTTAATTCcctatttttcaacaaaaaaccgtAAATTTTCACCATAAACATGGTGCATTACGTGAAAATGGAAGACGGCAAGGTGATGCCGATGCAGGAAATGTTGAAAAGTATCGAACGGTGAGTGTAATTCGTTGCTTAAATGCGGCAACCCTAACCTGCACGCACGGATTGTTTACGTTGCTGACTGTGGCTTTCCGCTCCCACTATTCCCATCGCTTTGCAGCTACAACCCGGAACATCTGAAGGTAATCGAAGCGTACGTCGAGGAGCAGGCACGCGAAAACCAGTACGATCTGGAGGCGAACCTGGCCTGCCTAAAGCTGTACCAGTTCAATCCACAGCTGCTGAACCTGAACATTACGTACATCATCCTGCTGAAAGCGCTGACCAACTTCCCGCACACGGACTTTGTGCTGTGCaagtgtttgctgctgccagCTCAGATGAACGATGAAACGGTGAAAGAAATCATCTATCTGGCCAACATACTAGAGAAGTGCGATTTCTCACTGTTCTGGTCCCGCGTTACCCAGCATCCGGAAAACTTCCAAAAAATCAACGGTTTTTACGATTCGATCCGGAAGTTTGTGTGTCATGTTGTAGGCATCACATTCCAGACGATTGACCGCGGGTATTTGATGCGATTGTTGGGCAATGTGGAGGAGAACGTGCTACGGGCGTGGCTGAAGCGTTACGGTTGGAAGGAGGAAGGTGGTCTGGTTATGATCGCCTCCCAGGAGGATAAGATTAAGACGAAGCACATCAATGAGAAGATTGAGTTCGATAATCTGGCTCCGTTGATGGCCAACTGCTTGTAAGATGGTGTAATGCCGGAAGTATGGCGAGGGAATGGAATAAATAACAACCAATTCTTCACTTCGTAATGCTACTGgcttttaaatgatttatctGGACGACATTTGTGTATATGTGGATGGTTCGTTTATTTTATCCTACATCTACTAAACCGGCTTAAATGCTAATTGTACAAACGCCCAACATCGCCCCCTCTTCATTCGATTTCAATCACCGCTCCCACCTTGGTAAACGCTTCCTTCAGCTTTTCGGCCTCATCCTTCGGAATATCCTCCTTCACGACGGTCGGCGCACTTTCGACAAACTTCTTCGCCTGCACCAGATTCATGCCCTCGAGCAGATTCTTCACCTCCTTAATGAGCGCCACCTTCTGCTTCTCGTCAAACTTGACCAGCTTCACCTTGAACGTCGTTTTGACCACCTTCGGTGCAGCTTCCTCTTCGTCCGCTGTAGCCGGTGCAGCACCAGCTCCGGCAGCAAATGCACCAAATCCGGCCGGCATCATGGCCGTATCGGGCAGGTTTAGCTTTCGCTTCAACAACGTACTCAGCTCGGACACTTCTAACAGATTTAGCTGAGCGATACTGTCGACGATGGACACTAGCTTCGGGTCAGCCGGCTTTTCCGTCCCTTCCGGCACCGGTATCGAGAGCTTTGCCGATCCGGCCGATGCAACTGCTGCTTCCGCATGCCGGACGGCGTTCGATGTGATGTGGCGGGTGAGGGATGTAACGCGGGAAAACTGGCCAACTGTCCTTAGGGCAAACATTTTCCTTGTTGTGTGGCTATATTGCAGAtggaaattgtgcaaaaaataaagtgtAATCCCGGATAGTCCAAATTTTTCTACCAACAGCACGCGAAACAAGTTGTGTTGTGACAGCTGTGACGTAACCGAAACAGTGCTGCCAGTGTCAAACGTCAACaatcaaaatgtttttttttttatcttattttctaCTCCAAATCATGCGACAAATTTCTGAATTTATCCAcatttgatgaatttttagaaaaatatagcatactttttcatttaaatccgTTTGAATCATCCTTGACTTGACAATAAATAATtacttttttcaaaatttcccgTTACCGATTGCTGTCAATAGAAATGATGCAACCGATTTTGAACCGATTCAGTTCTAATTCAAACAAACTGTCAACTGTCAACAAACTGCAACGACTTTGCTGCGCATTTTTATcaactgtgtgtatgtgcaagcGTGCCCTTAAAAAAGTAGAATTTTGGTGAtttctaataaaaaatattacatttaaACAGTTGCAACGCGATTATAAACGAGTGATTCATCCCGGAAAAAACAGTTTCAGTGTGTTGTGCGTCAAAATTTCAACCCGCAGTACGGTTTTGGTTAGTGAGTTAGATTGGCCTGTTTTGGCGTGATGCTTGCTGTACAATTTGGCGTCTATTGATGTGGTGCTAGCGGCCGTTGTTGATTATCTGTGAACCGATCAAGCATGAGCTCAAGAGGAAAACGATCATCTGTAAGCGTTTATTTGGAGAAAAGTACTACCGTGGAACTAATAAcggtcgattgttgttttttttatagatccttaaaaaacagcaaacactaCCACCTACATCCAATGGGCGTGCTAGTCCGGTAGCATCACTGTCTAGTGCGTTTAAAAGCGGTAGAAAGATCGAATTTAACCGTAAAAAATCCGTCAAGTGAGTAGAAAAGGATATGctttctgtgtatgtgtgtgcaaaagtgGCTTTTCGTTGTGTTTACTTTACGTTTACCTTTACCTTGTTTTAAGGGAATTTTTGGTCGGGGAAGATGTGGACACTATCTGGGGCAATTCGTACGAAGTGTCCACCGACGGTACTCCTTCCGGTGGGCTGGACGATGCAACACTAGCCAATAGTACCTCCCCAAGCATAACGATCGATGAGCAGAATAAGGAAAATCGATCACATAATCAACCTGCCACGGTTGGGGACGATTCGTTGCGGCGTAATTCAATTAACGCCATCAACACCAGCTGGGATCTATCGATCACGATAGCGGACGATGAAAGACGAAGAATACGGAGCGAAACGTCGGCCGTTTTCTCGCAAAGTCTAAACACAACCGAACGATTGCTGGTGGAACCGTTTGCTGTACCGCAGGCTCCCGGTAACGTGAGGATAAAGTTGAACGGTTTGCCAGTGCCTGATGACACCGAAGTGCAGGCAATGGATATAAGCCCGATCAAGTCGAACGTTCTACCATCACCATCGAAATCGCCCAGGAAGATGATTTACACCTTTCCTAAGCAAGCCATGTTCGTGGAAATAAATGACGTTCCGAGTGTTAATGCGACGGAAAATTCGGCATCGCTTCGACCATCCTGGCGTACCGCTACATCCGGAGCGGGCAGCTCATACAACGAAGTGTCGGAAACATGGAACTCGCACCCACATGCCGCTTATCATCAAAGAATGCTAGCACAAGCGCCGGACAGTACGGCGGATACGGCAAACATTAGTTCCGAGGTGGACACAACGATCGCACTTACAAACGCCATGACGAAAGTGCTTCAATCGTGCTCGAACGAATCAATCCAAAAAGCGGTCGCCAATATGGATCTGGACGAATCGACGACGACAACCATCCCGACAAACGCGCTGGCGCGTGCTAGACCTTCGTTTTTACCGTCCAATCCGCGTGTCGATTGTGTCAATGAATCGCAACTCGATGTTGGTGCCGATCGAACGCCAATAAGTACTAGAGAGCAGGAAAAGGACATACCGTCAGCAGATATATCATCCCCATTGGAAGGACACGCCGTACGTGATAGCTTATCGTTTGATAATCTTTCACTCCTGAATGATATTAAACAAAGGGAAGAAGATACACACAAACTCGATTCCTTGGATCAGCAGCAAAGCCAGCAGATCGGGATGGAAAAATCTTCAGTAGAAGGTAAGCGAGAAACGCTTACAATTGATTTTGGATTGTCTTCTTTAAGCATGAACGGGAGACCTAGT
This genomic window from Anopheles maculipalpis chromosome 2RL, idAnoMacuDA_375_x, whole genome shotgun sequence contains:
- the LOC126568470 gene encoding eukaryotic translation initiation factor 3 subunit K; amino-acid sequence: MVHYVKMEDGKVMPMQEMLKSIERYNPEHLKVIEAYVEEQARENQYDLEANLACLKLYQFNPQLLNLNITYIILLKALTNFPHTDFVLCKCLLLPAQMNDETVKEIIYLANILEKCDFSLFWSRVTQHPENFQKINGFYDSIRKFVCHVVGITFQTIDRGYLMRLLGNVEENVLRAWLKRYGWKEEGGLVMIASQEDKIKTKHINEKIEFDNLAPLMANCL
- the LOC126568508 gene encoding uncharacterized protein LOC126568508, which gives rise to MFALRTVGQFSRVTSLTRHITSNAVRHAEAAVASAGSAKLSIPVPEGTEKPADPKLVSIVDSIAQLNLLEVSELSTLLKRKLNLPDTAMMPAGFGAFAAGAGAAPATADEEEAAPKVVKTTFKVKLVKFDEKQKVALIKEVKNLLEGMNLVQAKKFVESAPTVVKEDIPKDEAEKLKEAFTKVGAVIEIE